In Holophagales bacterium, one DNA window encodes the following:
- a CDS encoding DUF86 domain-containing protein: protein MQHDDLVYLGHMLDLCDRIAGRCAGLDRESYDADENLRLALTHLIQTLGEAARKVSRHTQDTHPEIPWAEIVGMRHKIVHDYLDVDLDLVWDVASTEIPLLHGLLESVLPPEELPPESSR, encoded by the coding sequence ATGCAGCATGACGACCTCGTCTACCTCGGGCACATGCTCGACCTCTGCGACCGCATCGCGGGGCGCTGCGCCGGTCTCGACCGGGAGAGCTACGATGCCGACGAAAACCTGCGACTCGCCCTGACCCATCTCATTCAGACGCTGGGCGAGGCTGCACGAAAGGTGTCTCGGCACACGCAGGACACCCATCCCGAGATCCCCTGGGCCGAGATCGTCGGCATGCGTCACAAGATCGTGCACGACTATCTCGACGTGGACCTCGACCTCGTCTGGGACGTGGCGAGCACCGAGATTCCCTTGCTGCACGGTCTGCTGGAGAGTGTCCTGCCACCCGAGGAGCTCCCGCCGGAAAGCAGCCGCTGA
- a CDS encoding alanine racemase, producing the protein MRATPTRRPPTALPPRPSPAHPLAARLARESVRLQGRRLSPKRGYDSPSEPSRTEPNVIVTDLPTPSILLDEPTLERNLARMRERLARLGVGLRPHVKTAKCREVIAKVGRPGEIGLTVSTLAEAEQFLAAGYTDLVYAVGIAPGKLAEVAALRRRGADLAVLLDSMDAARAVADRGANESTPVPALVEIDCDGQRAGIVPDDPELLAIGRALHDSPGAALRGVLTHGGGSYGCRSVAAIREMATRERGAVVAARDRLADAGLPCPVVSVGSTPTATFGESFAGVTEVRAGVYMFQDLVMAGLGVCTLDDIALSVLVAVIGHQPERGWLVTDGGFTALSRDRGTASHAVDQGLGVVCDLDGRPFPDLDLLVVATSQEHGIVARRDRQPFDLSRFPLGTRLRVLPNHACATAAQHSYYHVVDGGREVVERWERFGGW; encoded by the coding sequence ATGCGGGCGACGCCCACTCGCCGCCCGCCGACGGCGTTGCCACCCCGCCCCTCGCCCGCGCACCCGCTCGCCGCGCGGCTCGCGCGGGAATCCGTGAGGCTGCAAGGACGAAGACTTTCGCCGAAACGCGGCTACGATTCGCCAAGCGAGCCCTCCCGAACGGAGCCGAACGTGATCGTCACCGACCTTCCAACCCCCAGCATCCTGCTCGACGAACCGACGCTCGAGCGCAATCTCGCTCGCATGCGAGAGCGCCTCGCCCGGCTCGGCGTGGGGCTGCGCCCGCACGTCAAGACCGCCAAGTGCCGCGAGGTGATCGCGAAAGTGGGTCGTCCGGGCGAGATCGGGCTCACCGTGTCGACACTCGCCGAGGCAGAGCAGTTCCTCGCGGCTGGCTACACCGATCTCGTCTACGCGGTGGGCATCGCCCCGGGCAAGCTCGCGGAGGTCGCCGCGCTGCGCCGGCGCGGAGCCGACCTCGCGGTGCTGCTCGATTCGATGGACGCCGCTCGCGCGGTGGCCGACCGCGGAGCGAACGAATCGACGCCGGTGCCGGCCCTCGTCGAAATCGACTGCGACGGCCAACGTGCGGGGATCGTCCCCGACGACCCGGAGCTACTCGCCATCGGCCGCGCGCTGCACGACTCGCCCGGTGCCGCGCTGCGCGGCGTGCTCACGCACGGCGGCGGCTCGTACGGCTGTCGCAGTGTGGCGGCGATCCGCGAGATGGCCACGCGCGAGCGAGGCGCCGTCGTCGCCGCCCGCGACCGGCTCGCCGACGCGGGGCTCCCCTGCCCCGTCGTCAGCGTCGGCTCGACGCCGACCGCCACCTTCGGCGAGTCGTTCGCCGGCGTCACCGAAGTGCGCGCCGGGGTCTACATGTTCCAGGACCTGGTGATGGCCGGCCTCGGCGTCTGCACGCTCGACGACATCGCCCTCTCGGTGCTGGTCGCCGTCATCGGACATCAACCGGAGCGCGGCTGGCTGGTCACCGACGGCGGATTCACCGCCCTCTCGCGTGATCGCGGCACGGCCTCGCACGCGGTCGATCAGGGTCTGGGGGTGGTCTGCGATCTCGACGGCCGGCCGTTCCCCGACCTCGACCTGCTCGTCGTCGCCACCAGTCAGGAACACGGAATCGTCGCGCGGCGAGATCGCCAGCCGTTCGATCTCTCCCGCTTCCCCCTCGGCACGCGCCTGCGCGTTCTACCCAACCACGCCTGCGCCACCGCGGCGCAACACAGCTACTATCACGTGGTGGACGGCGGCCGCGAGGTGGTCGAACGTTGGGAGCGCTTCGGCGGCTGGTGA
- a CDS encoding nucleotidyltransferase family protein, with product MTTDPVSPLLIDRERLAELCRRWKIRELALFGSVLRDDFGPESDVDVLIEYEPGTTLGFRVFDLERELSALFGGRRVDVVPRKYLNRRLRDRVLAEAKVQYAA from the coding sequence ATGACTACGGACCCAGTCAGCCCTCTCCTGATCGATCGGGAGCGGCTTGCGGAGCTTTGTCGCCGCTGGAAGATCCGTGAGTTGGCGCTCTTCGGATCGGTGCTGCGCGACGACTTCGGACCGGAAAGCGACGTCGACGTCTTGATCGAATACGAGCCCGGCACCACTCTCGGCTTCCGCGTCTTCGACCTCGAGCGTGAGCTTTCGGCGCTCTTCGGCGGTCGCCGGGTCGACGTCGTTCCACGGAAGTACCTCAACCGCCGGCTGCGCGACCGCGTCCTCGCCGAAGCCAAGGTGCAGTATGCAGCATGA
- a CDS encoding response regulator transcription factor has protein sequence MANESPLRAGAVVVAGEAAAASTIAVALVEDDTPLREGLRRILESTPGFALAGAFGSVEEALRRPVETRPQVLLLDIGLPGMSGIEGIAPLRRRFGDPAVLMFTVFMDEERIFRALCHGACGYLLKKTPPPRLLELVREAHAGGAPMSPEIAARVVKMFTRFAPLPGTEMSLTPTEQKLLALLAKGCTYAQAGESLGITSNTVRNHIRAIYEKLEVHSMSAAVSKALRAGLI, from the coding sequence ATGGCGAACGAATCCCCCCTCCGGGCCGGCGCCGTCGTCGTCGCGGGCGAGGCCGCTGCCGCATCGACGATCGCCGTCGCGCTGGTCGAGGACGACACGCCGCTGCGCGAGGGGCTGCGGCGGATCCTCGAGTCCACGCCGGGGTTCGCGCTTGCCGGGGCGTTCGGGTCGGTCGAGGAGGCACTGCGCCGCCCGGTCGAAACTCGGCCGCAGGTGCTGTTGCTCGACATCGGCCTGCCGGGGATGTCGGGCATCGAGGGGATCGCACCGCTGCGCCGTCGCTTCGGCGATCCGGCGGTGCTCATGTTCACCGTCTTCATGGACGAAGAGCGGATCTTCCGCGCCCTCTGCCACGGCGCGTGCGGCTACCTGCTGAAGAAGACACCGCCGCCCCGCCTGCTCGAGCTGGTGCGCGAGGCGCACGCCGGCGGCGCGCCGATGTCGCCGGAGATCGCCGCGCGCGTGGTGAAGATGTTCACCCGCTTCGCGCCGCTGCCCGGCACCGAGATGTCGCTCACCCCGACCGAGCAGAAGCTGCTCGCCCTGCTCGCCAAGGGCTGCACCTACGCCCAGGCCGGCGAGAGCCTCGGCATCACCTCGAACACGGTGCGCAACCACATCCGCGCCATCTACGAGAAGCTCGAGGTGCACTCGATGTCGGCGGCGGTCTCCAAGGCGCTGCGCGCCGGCCTGATCTGA